Proteins from a genomic interval of Ramlibacter algicola:
- a CDS encoding glutamine--tRNA ligase/YqeY domain fusion protein, whose protein sequence is MGLFESTLPRSTTPSGSPAAPGNFLRQAVGHDVAIGTYSSRRWGGGPGDARHHAGGELDWARIRTRFPPEPNGYLHIGHAKSISVNFGLARDYQGACHLRLDDTNPDREDLEYVESIKDAVQWLGYDWEAGGARHLYQASDYFDFMYRAAEYLIEAGLAYVDEQSAEQLRTHRGDFTRPGLDSPFRNRSAAENLHRFREMRDGKLPEGAAILRARIDMASPNINLRDPALYRIKYAHHHNTGNKWCIYPMYTFAHPIEDALENITHSIATLEFEDQRPFYDWLLSHLARGGLINSPPPRQYEFARLNLTYVVTSKRKLKQLVDEGHVDGWDDPRMPTIVGLRRRGCTPGALQLFAERIGVSKADSWIDYSVLEGALRDDLEPTATRAMAVLDPVRLVISNWDDVMGAGHLESCSAWLHPRAPERGERKFFFGRDLWVERADYSDSPSPGFFRLAPGNIVRLKSGYVVRCTGAVRTGAGELAEIHAEVLPETKSGTPGAAVKVKGTITWVSAADGVQAEVRLYERLFTVPQPGGGHDSLDELHPASARRVRAYVEPSLGQAAPEQHFQFERLGYFVADRVDHAPGHGKLVFNRITSLKETFTG, encoded by the coding sequence ATGGGCCTGTTCGAGTCGACCTTGCCGCGTTCAACCACCCCATCGGGTTCGCCGGCTGCGCCCGGAAACTTCCTTCGCCAGGCGGTTGGCCATGACGTCGCGATCGGCACCTATTCCTCCCGCCGCTGGGGTGGGGGTCCTGGGGACGCGCGCCATCACGCCGGCGGCGAGCTGGACTGGGCCCGGATCCGCACCCGGTTTCCGCCCGAGCCGAACGGCTACCTGCACATCGGCCACGCCAAGAGCATCAGCGTGAATTTCGGACTGGCACGGGACTACCAGGGTGCCTGTCACCTGCGCCTGGACGACACCAATCCCGACAGGGAAGACCTCGAATATGTCGAGTCCATCAAGGACGCGGTCCAGTGGCTGGGTTACGACTGGGAGGCAGGCGGCGCCCGCCACCTGTACCAGGCCAGCGACTACTTCGATTTCATGTACCGCGCGGCCGAATATCTCATCGAGGCGGGACTGGCGTACGTGGATGAGCAGAGTGCCGAGCAGCTCCGCACCCATCGTGGGGATTTCACCCGCCCCGGCCTGGATAGCCCATTCCGGAACCGCAGCGCCGCGGAAAACCTGCACCGGTTTCGCGAGATGCGGGACGGAAAGCTGCCCGAGGGAGCCGCCATCCTGCGCGCCAGGATCGACATGGCGAGTCCCAACATCAATCTGCGCGATCCGGCCCTGTACCGGATCAAGTACGCGCACCACCACAACACCGGCAACAAGTGGTGCATCTATCCGATGTACACGTTCGCGCATCCCATCGAGGACGCGCTGGAGAACATCACCCACAGCATTGCGACGCTGGAGTTCGAAGACCAGCGGCCCTTCTACGACTGGCTCCTGTCCCATCTGGCACGAGGCGGTCTCATCAACAGTCCGCCCCCGCGGCAATACGAGTTCGCCCGGCTGAACCTGACCTATGTGGTGACCAGCAAGCGCAAGCTCAAACAGCTGGTCGATGAAGGGCACGTGGATGGCTGGGACGACCCCCGGATGCCCACGATCGTGGGTCTGCGGCGTCGCGGCTGCACACCAGGAGCACTCCAGCTCTTCGCGGAACGGATCGGGGTCAGCAAGGCGGACAGCTGGATCGACTACTCCGTGCTCGAAGGTGCGTTGCGAGACGACCTGGAACCTACAGCCACTCGCGCCATGGCGGTGTTGGACCCCGTTCGCCTCGTCATCAGCAACTGGGACGACGTCATGGGGGCGGGCCATCTGGAATCCTGTTCGGCATGGCTCCATCCCCGGGCACCGGAGCGGGGCGAGCGCAAGTTCTTCTTCGGGCGCGATCTCTGGGTCGAGCGTGCGGATTACTCCGACTCACCGAGTCCGGGATTCTTCCGCCTGGCCCCCGGAAACATCGTGCGGTTGAAGTCCGGTTACGTGGTGCGATGCACGGGTGCAGTCAGGACGGGCGCCGGGGAACTGGCCGAGATCCACGCCGAGGTACTGCCGGAGACCAAGAGCGGTACGCCAGGTGCGGCCGTCAAGGTCAAGGGGACGATCACGTGGGTAAGCGCCGCGGATGGTGTCCAGGCGGAAGTCCGCCTGTATGAGCGCCTGTTCACTGTTCCGCAACCCGGCGGCGGCCACGACTCCCTGGACGAACTCCATCCTGCCAGTGCCAGGCGCGTCAGGGCCTACGTCGAGCCCTCACTCGGCCAGGCGGCGCCCGAGCAGCATTTCCAGTTCGAGCGCCTGGGTTACTTCGTGGCGGACAGGGTGGACCATGCACCGGGCCACGGCAAACTTGTCTTCAACAGGATCACGAGCCTGAAAGAGACGTTCACCGGCTAG
- a CDS encoding EthD family reductase, whose product MIKVTVMYPYAEGARFDHAYYRDRHMPMVKARLGNACAYYTVERGLSGRAPGSPPAFVAMCAFICDSAEAYLAASQEHSAEIRGDIANYTDIVPVVQISEVIVERS is encoded by the coding sequence ATGATCAAGGTCACCGTGATGTACCCGTACGCAGAAGGCGCCCGCTTCGACCACGCCTACTATCGCGACCGGCACATGCCGATGGTGAAGGCGAGGCTGGGCAATGCGTGCGCCTACTACACGGTCGAAAGAGGCCTGTCCGGCCGGGCGCCCGGGTCACCGCCCGCCTTCGTGGCGATGTGCGCGTTCATCTGTGATTCGGCCGAAGCCTACCTGGCCGCCAGCCAGGAGCACAGCGCCGAGATCCGCGGCGACATCGCCAACTACACCGACATCGTGCCGGTCGTCCAGATCAGCGAGGTCATCGTCGAGCGGTCCTGA
- a CDS encoding NADP-dependent oxidoreductase: MPERVNRRIILAARPSGFPSLRDFRLVTEPVPAPADGEVLLQTVSLSLDPYMRNVMEEVGPGYAPRVELGAPMVGATVSRVVASRHRGMREGDLVLAAAGWQDYAVSDGTGLTVIDDMRQPSHALSGLGMPGFTAHVGLLDIGKPRQGETVVVAAATGAVGSIAGQLAKLAGARVVGVAGGPLKCAHAVQVLGFDACIDRHDPRFAVNLRDACPDGIDVYFENVGGAVLLAVLPLLSIGARVPLCGFVAHYNGAGTPGGEDHMPALLAALLQKRVHMQGFIILDHYGARFGAFQQHMRPLVDDGSIRIDEAVVAGLENAPSAFLDMLAGRHLGKVVVAVAD; encoded by the coding sequence ATGCCTGAACGCGTCAACCGTCGCATCATCCTGGCCGCACGGCCAAGCGGGTTCCCGAGCCTGCGGGATTTCCGCTTGGTCACCGAACCGGTGCCAGCGCCCGCAGACGGTGAAGTGCTTTTGCAGACCGTGTCCCTCTCGCTCGACCCGTACATGCGCAACGTCATGGAGGAAGTCGGGCCTGGCTATGCGCCCCGCGTCGAGCTGGGCGCTCCGATGGTGGGAGCGACGGTCAGCCGCGTGGTGGCATCGCGCCACCGCGGCATGCGCGAAGGCGATCTGGTGCTGGCAGCCGCAGGTTGGCAGGACTATGCCGTTTCCGACGGCACCGGGCTGACCGTCATCGACGACATGCGCCAGCCTTCCCATGCGCTCTCCGGACTTGGCATGCCGGGGTTCACGGCGCACGTCGGGCTGCTGGATATCGGCAAGCCGCGCCAAGGCGAGACAGTGGTCGTGGCGGCCGCTACGGGGGCCGTCGGCTCGATTGCCGGCCAGCTGGCGAAGCTCGCGGGAGCGCGCGTCGTGGGCGTCGCCGGCGGGCCCCTGAAGTGCGCGCATGCGGTGCAGGTGCTCGGGTTCGATGCGTGCATCGATCGCCACGACCCGCGCTTCGCGGTGAACCTGAGGGACGCCTGCCCAGACGGCATCGACGTGTATTTCGAGAACGTGGGCGGAGCGGTGCTGCTGGCCGTGCTGCCGCTGCTGAGCATTGGTGCGCGGGTTCCGCTGTGCGGGTTCGTGGCGCACTACAACGGGGCCGGCACGCCCGGCGGCGAGGACCACATGCCGGCGCTGCTGGCTGCCCTGCTCCAGAAGCGCGTGCACATGCAGGGGTTCATCATCCTGGACCACTATGGCGCGCGCTTCGGCGCATTCCAGCAGCACATGCGGCCACTGGTCGACGATGGCTCGATCCGGATCGACGAGGCGGTGGTTGCCGGCCTCGAGAATGCGCCCTCTGCGTTCCTCGACATGTTGGCAGGACGTCACTTGGGCAAGGTCGTGGTGGCGGTCGCGGATTGA
- a CDS encoding response regulator transcription factor — protein MKVLIVEDDPQLGRLLGEILQASRYTVVRAVTCAAASDALAGSGFDLVVLDLGLPDGAGLDLLRSWRRAGFREPVLILSARDSAEDKVAGLDAGADDYLGKPFDLHELHARVRSLVRRHSLARSAVLEHAGIEMHLHSGVVVVRGEAVDLTQREYAVLEVFMHNPGRVLPRKLISEKVWSSNYDVDANLLDVYMGRIRSKLEKAAGRQLFKTVRGVGYQLV, from the coding sequence ATGAAGGTGCTGATTGTCGAAGACGACCCGCAGCTTGGTCGTCTGCTTGGGGAGATCCTGCAAGCGAGCCGCTACACGGTCGTACGCGCGGTGACATGCGCGGCGGCCAGCGACGCTCTCGCCGGGAGCGGCTTTGACCTTGTCGTACTGGATCTCGGGTTACCAGACGGAGCTGGCCTGGACCTGTTGCGATCGTGGCGCCGGGCCGGGTTCCGGGAACCGGTGCTGATCCTGTCCGCCCGCGACTCCGCGGAGGACAAGGTCGCGGGACTCGACGCCGGTGCAGACGACTATCTGGGGAAGCCGTTCGACCTGCATGAACTCCACGCGCGAGTGCGATCGCTGGTCCGCAGGCATTCCCTGGCACGGAGTGCCGTCCTGGAACACGCCGGCATCGAGATGCACCTGCACTCGGGCGTCGTGGTCGTCCGTGGGGAAGCCGTTGACCTGACCCAGCGTGAATATGCCGTCCTGGAGGTCTTCATGCACAACCCGGGCCGGGTGTTGCCTCGGAAACTGATCTCCGAGAAGGTGTGGTCTTCGAACTATGACGTGGACGCGAACCTGCTGGACGTCTACATGGGACGCATCCGGAGCAAGCTTGAAAAGGCCGCAGGCCGGCAGCTCTTCAAGACTGTCAGGGGCGTCGGCTACCAACTCGTCTAG
- the msrB gene encoding peptide-methionine (R)-S-oxide reductase MsrB: MHEFRKDAGVIANLTPEQYRVTQQNGTERPGTGSYLHTKQPGIYVDIVSGEPLFSSTDKYESGCGWPSFTRPIEGRHVKESTDVSHGMSRTEVRSLHGDSHLGHVFPDGPPDRGGLRYCINSASLRFIPREQMEAEGYGAYLDLVQESV; the protein is encoded by the coding sequence ATGCATGAATTTCGCAAGGATGCGGGCGTGATTGCCAACCTCACGCCCGAGCAATACCGGGTCACCCAGCAGAACGGGACCGAACGTCCAGGGACTGGGAGCTACCTGCACACGAAGCAGCCAGGGATCTACGTCGACATCGTTTCGGGCGAGCCGCTGTTTTCCTCCACGGACAAGTACGAGTCCGGATGCGGCTGGCCCAGCTTCACGAGGCCCATCGAAGGCAGGCACGTCAAGGAGTCGACGGACGTGAGCCATGGCATGTCGCGCACGGAAGTCCGATCCTTGCACGGTGACAGCCATCTCGGGCACGTGTTTCCCGACGGCCCCCCCGACCGCGGTGGCCTTCGGTATTGCATCAATTCCGCGTCCCTTCGCTTCATCCCGCGTGAGCAGATGGAGGCCGAGGGCTACGGCGCCTACCTTGACCTCGTCCAGGAGTCCGTATGA
- a CDS encoding AraC family transcriptional regulator — MNGRKAKLLGTSERGPDPLTEVLLNLRLDGLEHRRCRLRAPWAVAFAAQPEARFHFIASGDCWLRAGEADWVQLQQGDAVLLPRGEAHILASSTDVPATDVAHLPQAPVAAGAIPLVGAGDDSPDDATHAIFCASMRFNLDARHPLLALMPGVVRAGELASRDATVPALLDAMEREVARQRVGACGILARMADVVAATTIRAWVECVCSRTTGWIAALRCPVIGKALAAIHADPVRNWTVPELARLGGGSRSGFTAAFKAALGETPGRYIARLKMFQASAWIAGDGIRVSVAADRLGYESEASFSRAYKRIMGTPPSAARASRSVRAGAGAN; from the coding sequence ATGAATGGCAGAAAAGCCAAATTGCTTGGCACCTCCGAACGTGGCCCCGACCCGCTGACGGAGGTCCTGCTGAACCTGAGGCTGGACGGTCTCGAGCACCGCCGATGCCGACTCCGCGCGCCGTGGGCTGTGGCATTCGCGGCCCAGCCGGAGGCGCGCTTCCACTTCATCGCATCAGGCGACTGCTGGCTGCGCGCGGGGGAAGCCGACTGGGTGCAACTGCAACAGGGCGATGCGGTCCTGCTGCCGCGCGGCGAAGCCCACATCCTGGCGAGCTCGACGGATGTCCCGGCGACCGATGTCGCGCACCTGCCGCAGGCGCCCGTCGCGGCAGGTGCGATCCCTCTTGTGGGTGCCGGCGACGACAGCCCCGATGACGCGACGCATGCCATCTTCTGCGCGTCGATGCGCTTCAACCTCGACGCGCGACACCCGCTGCTGGCATTGATGCCGGGCGTGGTGCGCGCGGGCGAGCTGGCTAGTCGCGATGCGACGGTGCCCGCGCTGCTCGACGCAATGGAACGTGAGGTCGCCCGCCAGCGCGTCGGCGCCTGCGGCATCCTGGCGCGGATGGCGGATGTGGTCGCCGCGACGACCATCCGCGCGTGGGTCGAATGCGTGTGCAGCCGGACCACGGGCTGGATTGCGGCCCTGCGCTGTCCGGTCATCGGGAAGGCGTTGGCGGCGATCCACGCCGACCCCGTACGAAACTGGACCGTGCCCGAGCTCGCCCGGCTGGGGGGCGGCTCGCGCTCCGGGTTCACGGCCGCATTCAAGGCGGCTCTCGGCGAGACACCCGGCCGGTACATCGCTCGCCTGAAAATGTTCCAGGCGAGCGCATGGATCGCCGGCGACGGGATCCGCGTCAGCGTCGCCGCGGATCGCCTGGGCTACGAGTCGGAGGCCTCGTTCAGCCGCGCTTACAAGCGGATCATGGGCACGCCCCCGAGCGCAGCACGCGCAAGCCGCTCCGTCCGGGCCGGCGCAGGCGCAAACTAG
- a CDS encoding mercuric reductase: MQPEQWDAIVIGAGQAGPALSARLAKAGLRVALVERQRLGGTCVNTGCTPSKTLIASAAVAHLVARAHEFGVNARPPASADYRAVLERVHAVSDESRAGLGTWLASIGGLTVILGNARFVDSDTVSVGKRQLRAPRIFLNVGCRPVEPPWARAAGVQFLTTDTFFDLRELPSDLLIVGGGPVGLELGQALQRLGSNVTVVERAARLLPREDEDAAKVIQDSLVADGVRFFLSADCFHLERGSTGPCLTFLQGRDRVGVEGSHVLVAVGRQPNTADLGLDEAGVAVDERGFIKTDGQLRTTQPGVWALGDANGRGAFTHTSWNDYEIVAGAVLDGEQRSVEGRAARYAVFTDPPLARIGASTQEASRTGKGVLTGVMPMTRVRRAVERGDTRGFMRVLADADTGQVLGATFVCASADEVIHPLVNAMSTGTTVRQLAAIPAIHPTISELVPTLLQQLQPLASAISPA; encoded by the coding sequence TTGCAGCCTGAGCAATGGGACGCGATAGTCATCGGAGCTGGTCAAGCGGGGCCCGCCCTCTCTGCGCGCCTGGCCAAGGCGGGGCTGCGGGTGGCACTGGTGGAGCGCCAGCGGTTGGGCGGCACCTGCGTCAATACCGGCTGCACGCCCAGCAAGACTCTCATCGCCAGCGCTGCGGTCGCGCATCTGGTAGCGCGGGCGCATGAGTTCGGGGTGAACGCCCGACCACCTGCCAGTGCCGATTACCGCGCCGTCCTTGAAAGGGTGCATGCGGTTTCGGACGAATCGCGCGCCGGCCTCGGCACCTGGCTGGCCAGCATCGGCGGCCTCACCGTGATCCTGGGGAATGCGCGCTTCGTTGATTCCGATACCGTATCCGTGGGTAAGCGCCAATTGAGAGCTCCCCGCATCTTCCTGAATGTGGGATGTCGGCCGGTGGAACCGCCGTGGGCTCGCGCGGCTGGAGTGCAATTCCTCACCACCGACACCTTTTTCGACCTCCGGGAACTGCCGTCCGACTTGCTGATCGTCGGTGGCGGCCCCGTGGGACTGGAACTCGGACAGGCTCTGCAAAGGCTGGGCAGCAATGTCACCGTCGTCGAGCGCGCGGCCAGGCTGTTGCCTCGTGAAGACGAGGACGCCGCCAAAGTCATCCAGGACTCTCTCGTCGCCGACGGGGTTCGCTTTTTCCTTTCTGCAGATTGCTTCCATCTCGAACGAGGTTCGACCGGCCCTTGCCTGACGTTTCTGCAGGGTCGAGATCGTGTTGGGGTAGAGGGAAGCCACGTCCTCGTGGCGGTCGGCCGCCAGCCCAACACGGCTGACCTCGGGCTCGACGAGGCCGGCGTCGCGGTCGACGAGCGCGGGTTCATCAAGACGGATGGCCAGTTGAGGACAACGCAGCCAGGCGTCTGGGCATTGGGTGACGCGAACGGCCGCGGAGCGTTCACACATACGTCGTGGAATGACTACGAGATCGTTGCCGGCGCGGTGCTGGACGGTGAACAGCGAAGCGTCGAAGGTCGAGCCGCGCGCTATGCGGTGTTCACCGATCCACCCCTCGCGCGCATCGGTGCGTCGACGCAAGAGGCCTCGCGCACCGGCAAAGGCGTCCTCACGGGAGTGATGCCAATGACCCGGGTCAGGCGCGCCGTGGAACGCGGGGACACCCGCGGCTTCATGCGTGTTCTCGCCGACGCAGACACCGGCCAGGTCCTGGGCGCCACTTTCGTCTGCGCCTCGGCTGACGAAGTGATCCACCCCCTGGTCAACGCGATGAGCACGGGAACCACCGTGCGGCAGTTGGCGGCCATCCCGGCCATCCACCCCACGATCAGCGAACTCGTCCCGACCCTCCTGCAGCAGCTCCAGCCCTTGGCGAGTGCCATCTCGCCGGCCTGA
- a CDS encoding MFS transporter yields MAREERAGLPPALGTAFRSAVVSLVVAFAAAAAPIPLYNIYRAEDGLTNANISMAVVTYSIGTIAALLLLGRLSNHLGRRHAAIASLGVILLGSLLLLAVHDIETLLAGRFLVGVGTGLASSSLSAYIVDAAPGKPEWLASVASSQGPMLGLTIGAIASGALVEFGAWPRDLIYLVCVGCLLLSAGLIAFSPETATPTPGAWHSLRPCVRIPARVKPLLPVAAAVFLATWSTGAFYQAFVPALVEDQLHTRSPLILGLVFAAYMTPSVLGAPIGGRFTSAVAQRIGMIIFLAGMMGIITAIVAGTLVLFIIATIVAGAGQGIAISAAIRGLLHGGAPADRAPIFSAIYLLCYSGAAFPSLISGRLSNTFSLPQIALGYGGLAIVATLITVLGARNPRIDTTAIVTSEGPIASRA; encoded by the coding sequence ATGGCGCGGGAAGAGCGAGCGGGCCTGCCCCCCGCGTTGGGAACCGCGTTCCGGTCCGCGGTCGTCTCCCTCGTGGTCGCGTTTGCCGCGGCGGCCGCCCCCATCCCGCTGTACAACATCTACCGCGCGGAGGACGGGTTGACCAACGCAAACATCTCGATGGCTGTCGTCACGTACTCCATCGGCACCATCGCCGCGCTGTTGCTGCTGGGGCGGCTCTCCAACCATCTGGGCCGCCGGCACGCTGCGATCGCCAGCCTCGGGGTGATCCTGCTGGGCTCCTTGCTGCTGCTGGCCGTGCACGACATCGAAACCTTGCTGGCCGGCCGGTTCCTGGTGGGCGTCGGTACCGGGTTGGCCAGCAGCAGCCTGAGCGCCTACATCGTCGACGCCGCGCCCGGCAAGCCCGAATGGCTGGCCTCCGTCGCCTCCAGCCAAGGACCGATGCTCGGCCTCACCATCGGCGCCATCGCCTCCGGCGCCCTGGTGGAATTCGGCGCCTGGCCACGTGATCTCATCTACCTGGTTTGCGTCGGCTGCCTGTTGCTCTCTGCTGGTCTCATCGCCTTCAGCCCGGAAACAGCAACTCCGACGCCGGGCGCCTGGCACTCGCTTCGACCCTGCGTCCGCATCCCGGCCCGGGTGAAGCCCCTGCTCCCGGTCGCCGCAGCGGTGTTCCTGGCCACTTGGTCGACCGGAGCCTTCTACCAAGCGTTCGTCCCCGCGCTGGTTGAAGATCAACTGCACACGCGCAGCCCGCTCATCCTCGGGCTGGTCTTTGCTGCCTACATGACTCCCAGCGTTCTCGGTGCTCCCATTGGCGGCCGCTTCACATCCGCGGTGGCCCAACGCATCGGCATGATCATCTTCCTGGCCGGAATGATGGGCATCATCACCGCCATCGTCGCGGGCACACTGGTGTTGTTCATCATCGCAACCATCGTCGCGGGCGCCGGCCAGGGCATCGCGATCAGCGCGGCCATCCGTGGCCTTCTGCACGGCGGCGCTCCGGCCGACCGCGCGCCGATCTTCAGCGCGATCTACTTGCTCTGCTACAGCGGTGCGGCCTTCCCCAGTCTCATCTCGGGCCGACTGTCCAACACCTTCTCGCTGCCGCAGATTGCCCTCGGATACGGCGGGCTGGCCATCGTCGCCACGTTGATCACTGTGCTCGGCGCGCGAAATCCGCGCATCGACACGACTGCGATCGTCACCAGCGAGGGCCCGATCGCCAGCAGGGCGTGA
- a CDS encoding NADP-dependent oxidoreductase, giving the protein MKAIVVTDRAAGTAGMQLVERPEPKAAINDVVVRVHASGFVGTELGWPSTWADRLGRDRTPSIPGHELAGVVTAVGYGTTGLSVGQRVFGLTDWYRDGTLAELVAVEARNLAPLPGDVAFTVGASLPISGLTAWQGLFVHGRLRAGQSVVAHGAAGAVGSMVTQLAREFGAYVIGTGRAADRRTALEFGANEFIDLDNEALEDIGQVDLVFDLIGGDIGRRSARLVRAGGTLVSIVGAVEARPSDGLAVDFVVESDRAELAEIVQRLRDGRLRANIGTIATLDEAVAAFNPTARRSGKTIIQVGL; this is encoded by the coding sequence ATGAAAGCAATCGTTGTGACGGACCGGGCTGCGGGAACGGCCGGGATGCAACTGGTGGAGCGGCCCGAGCCGAAGGCAGCAATCAACGACGTCGTCGTCCGGGTTCATGCGTCCGGGTTCGTCGGCACCGAACTGGGCTGGCCTTCGACCTGGGCGGATCGCCTCGGCCGTGACCGGACACCCTCGATCCCCGGGCATGAGCTGGCGGGTGTGGTCACCGCCGTCGGCTATGGCACGACGGGACTGTCGGTGGGACAGCGGGTGTTCGGCCTCACCGACTGGTATCGCGACGGCACCTTGGCGGAGCTCGTCGCTGTCGAGGCGCGCAATCTTGCGCCGCTGCCGGGCGACGTCGCCTTCACGGTGGGCGCGAGCTTGCCCATCTCGGGCTTGACCGCGTGGCAGGGATTGTTCGTGCACGGCCGCCTTCGGGCAGGGCAGAGCGTCGTTGCGCATGGTGCGGCCGGAGCTGTCGGGTCGATGGTGACGCAACTCGCACGTGAGTTTGGGGCCTACGTCATCGGCACCGGCCGCGCCGCCGACCGCCGGACGGCGCTCGAGTTCGGAGCCAACGAGTTCATCGACCTCGACAACGAGGCTCTGGAAGACATCGGCCAGGTCGATCTGGTGTTCGACCTGATCGGCGGCGACATCGGCAGGCGATCCGCTCGCCTGGTCCGGGCCGGGGGAACGCTGGTCTCCATCGTCGGGGCGGTCGAGGCGCGGCCATCCGACGGCTTGGCGGTGGACTTCGTGGTCGAGTCCGACCGTGCCGAACTGGCCGAGATCGTCCAGCGGCTGCGGGATGGACGGCTGCGGGCGAACATCGGCACCATCGCGACCCTCGACGAGGCCGTCGCCGCCTTCAACCCGACCGCGCGACGTTCGGGGAAGACGATCATCCAGGTCGGCTTGTGA
- a CDS encoding AraC family transcriptional regulator, producing the protein MNEHPVLRISPTDLETLLGTLEVKFVALTECLVSMGYALELGGVNAPGLHYNLVGKGRAIVDGGEPIPLMPHTLIVVPASSLFRIEVEGRHGYSGLLSINGRTPTRSPDVVRRVTAGTEEEPSLILVCGYFHATYGACADLFAGLTEPIFEQFSAEDQVDTKLQAALAELVTQEIGSGAMSAALLKQVVVQLLRRSLVSMNAWVEHLSVLGDPLVARAFAAMAMRPGDDHSLESLAHLACLSRSAFVARFSSAVGKAPMQVLRELRLRQAMSQLKGSGLAIELIAHNAGYASRSSFIKAFRKSYGMDPSEVRRGLPAQE; encoded by the coding sequence TTGAACGAACATCCGGTCCTGCGCATTTCTCCGACGGATCTCGAGACCCTGCTGGGAACCCTGGAGGTGAAGTTCGTGGCGCTCACCGAGTGCCTGGTCAGCATGGGATACGCCCTGGAGTTGGGCGGCGTGAACGCGCCTGGACTCCACTACAACCTGGTCGGCAAAGGTCGCGCCATCGTGGACGGTGGGGAGCCCATTCCATTGATGCCGCACACCCTGATCGTTGTTCCCGCGAGCTCGCTGTTCCGCATCGAGGTCGAAGGTCGTCACGGTTATTCCGGCCTGCTGTCGATCAACGGCCGAACGCCCACCCGATCGCCGGACGTGGTGCGAAGGGTCACGGCGGGAACTGAGGAGGAGCCATCGCTGATCCTCGTGTGCGGCTACTTCCACGCGACCTACGGCGCGTGCGCGGACCTCTTTGCCGGGCTGACGGAGCCGATCTTCGAGCAGTTCAGTGCCGAAGACCAGGTCGACACCAAGCTGCAGGCAGCGCTCGCCGAACTCGTCACGCAGGAAATCGGAAGCGGCGCGATGAGCGCCGCCTTGTTGAAGCAGGTCGTCGTCCAGCTCCTGCGCCGGTCCCTCGTTTCCATGAATGCATGGGTGGAGCACCTCTCCGTCCTCGGCGACCCCCTGGTTGCCCGGGCTTTCGCCGCAATGGCCATGCGCCCGGGAGACGACCACTCCCTCGAGAGCCTTGCCCATCTGGCCTGCCTCAGCCGCTCTGCCTTCGTGGCCCGATTCAGCAGCGCCGTTGGCAAAGCGCCCATGCAGGTGCTTCGAGAACTCCGGCTCAGGCAGGCGATGTCGCAGCTGAAAGGGAGTGGCCTGGCGATCGAACTCATCGCCCACAACGCCGGCTACGCCAGTCGCAGCAGCTTCATCAAGGCATTCCGGAAGAGCTATGGGATGGACCCTTCCGAGGTGCGCCGCGGCCTCCCGGCGCAGGAGTGA
- the msrA gene encoding peptide-methionine (S)-S-oxide reductase MsrA, protein MTGERVILAGGCFWGMQQLFRRRDGVIATRVGYSGGDVPNATYRNHGTHAEAIEVIFDPARIGFRELLEFFFQLHDPSTRNRQGNDTGAGYRSAIFHTSEDQKRIAEDTIAEVDATGLWPGKVVTEVLPAGDFWEGEPEHQDYLERRPNGYTCHYIRPDWVLPKIDADGRPQADRLPCRRGHQHMKVAR, encoded by the coding sequence ATGACCGGCGAACGCGTGATCCTTGCCGGTGGCTGCTTCTGGGGGATGCAGCAGTTGTTCCGCCGCCGTGATGGCGTCATTGCAACGCGCGTCGGGTATTCGGGCGGTGACGTCCCCAACGCGACGTACCGCAACCACGGCACGCACGCTGAAGCCATCGAGGTCATCTTCGATCCCGCAAGGATCGGATTCCGCGAGCTGCTGGAGTTCTTCTTCCAGCTGCACGATCCCTCGACCAGGAACCGGCAGGGCAACGACACCGGTGCCGGCTATCGGTCTGCGATTTTCCACACCAGCGAGGACCAGAAGCGCATCGCCGAAGACACCATTGCGGAAGTGGACGCCACTGGCTTGTGGCCGGGGAAGGTCGTGACGGAGGTGCTGCCGGCCGGTGATTTCTGGGAAGGAGAGCCGGAGCACCAGGACTATCTCGAGCGCAGGCCGAACGGCTACACCTGCCACTACATCCGCCCGGACTGGGTGCTTCCCAAGATCGATGCCGACGGTAGGCCGCAGGCAGATCGGCTGCCGTGCAGGCGAGGACATCAACACATGAAGGTGGCGCGATGA